A portion of the Flavobacterium limnophilum genome contains these proteins:
- a CDS encoding OsmC family protein: MKITLDRVNENFHFELKNERGHIVNVDARPDFGGNDMGPSPMELILMGVAGCSGIDMISILKKQRQEITSFKADVEGERVQVGEAKPFKDIHVVFYLEGNIKEDKALKAAQLSFEKYCSVAKTVEPTATIHYKVVLNGAELAKI, encoded by the coding sequence ATGAAAATAACATTAGACAGAGTAAACGAAAACTTCCACTTCGAATTAAAAAACGAACGTGGACATATTGTAAATGTAGATGCGCGTCCAGATTTTGGAGGTAATGATATGGGGCCAAGTCCGATGGAACTAATCTTGATGGGAGTCGCAGGTTGCAGCGGAATCGACATGATTTCGATCTTGAAAAAACAACGTCAGGAAATCACTTCTTTCAAAGCGGATGTTGAAGGCGAAAGAGTGCAAGTAGGCGAAGCAAAACCATTCAAAGATATTCACGTAGTTTTTTATTTGGAAGGAAATATCAAAGAAGACAAAGCTTTGAAAGCTGCCCAACTTTCTTTTGAAAAATATTGCTCGGTAGCCAAAACAGTGGAACCAACAGCAACAATACATTATAAAGTAGTTTTGAATGGTGCTGAATTAGCGAAAATCTAA
- a CDS encoding trans-sulfuration enzyme family protein produces the protein MNEQEFGFETQAIRNQLERTQYLEHSVPLYLTSSFVFEDAEDMRASFADEKDRNIYSRYSNPNTNEFVDKVCQMEGAAAGFAFASGMAAVYSTLAALLNSGDHIVSAGSVFGATHSLFINYFSKWGIETSYFDIDKPETIESFIKPNTKILFAESPTNPAVDIIDLELLGTIAKKHNLILIIDNCFATPYLQQPIKWGADLVIHSATKLMDGQGRVLGGITVGDAELIQKIYLFSRLTGPSLSPFNAWVLSKSLETLAIRLDRHCENALKVAEFLEQHPNVSLVKYPFLKSHPQYAIAQKQMKLGGNIVAFEIKGGIEAGRAFLDKIKLCSLSPNLGDTRTIVTHPASTTHSKLSVEERLAVSITDGLVRVSVGLETVTDIIADLEQALS, from the coding sequence ATGAACGAACAAGAATTTGGTTTCGAGACCCAAGCCATACGCAATCAATTAGAGCGCACCCAGTATTTAGAACATTCCGTGCCTTTGTACTTAACTTCAAGTTTTGTATTCGAAGATGCCGAAGATATGCGTGCCTCATTTGCCGATGAAAAAGATCGAAATATTTACAGCCGTTACAGCAATCCTAATACCAACGAGTTTGTTGATAAAGTGTGTCAAATGGAAGGTGCAGCAGCTGGTTTTGCTTTCGCATCGGGAATGGCAGCGGTCTATTCAACTTTGGCTGCTTTGTTGAATTCAGGCGATCATATCGTTTCGGCAGGCAGTGTTTTTGGAGCAACCCACTCTTTGTTTATCAACTATTTTTCGAAATGGGGAATAGAAACTTCGTATTTTGATATTGACAAACCCGAAACGATAGAAAGTTTTATCAAACCAAATACTAAAATTCTTTTTGCCGAATCGCCAACCAATCCTGCGGTCGATATTATCGATTTGGAATTGCTTGGTACGATTGCCAAAAAGCACAATCTGATTTTAATTATTGACAACTGTTTTGCAACGCCTTATTTACAACAACCTATAAAATGGGGAGCTGATTTGGTTATCCATTCGGCGACTAAATTAATGGATGGTCAAGGACGTGTTTTGGGTGGAATCACTGTTGGTGATGCCGAATTGATTCAAAAAATTTATTTATTTTCCCGATTGACTGGGCCTTCGTTATCTCCGTTTAATGCTTGGGTGTTGTCCAAAAGTTTAGAGACTTTGGCCATTCGTTTGGACAGACATTGCGAAAACGCCTTAAAAGTAGCCGAGTTTTTAGAGCAGCATCCTAACGTAAGTTTGGTAAAATATCCGTTCTTGAAATCACATCCACAATATGCCATTGCTCAAAAGCAAATGAAATTGGGTGGTAATATTGTGGCTTTCGAAATCAAAGGAGGAATCGAAGCCGGAAGAGCTTTCTTGGATAAAATAAAATTGTGCTCGTTGTCTCCCAATTTAGGAGATACCAGAACCATTGTAACGCATCCAGCATCCACAACACACAGCAAATTATCTGTCGAAGAACGTTTGGCAGTAAGTATTACTGATGGTTTGGTGCGCGTTTCCGTAGGATTGGAAACAGTGACCGATATTATTGCTGATTTGGAACAGGCACTTTCTTAA
- a CDS encoding RrF2 family transcriptional regulator, translating to MLSKKTKYGIKALTFLARQEDQTPVAIADIAKAEHISIKFLESILLLLRHSGFLGAKKGKGGGYYLIKDPKDINMAKVYRILEGPIALLPCASHNFYEKCDDCTDESICAVRKLMMEVRDNTLMILENNTLADIAF from the coding sequence ATGCTCTCAAAAAAAACAAAATACGGAATCAAAGCTTTGACTTTTTTGGCACGACAAGAAGATCAAACACCTGTTGCCATTGCTGATATTGCAAAAGCGGAACATATTTCCATAAAATTTTTGGAAAGTATTTTGTTGCTTTTGCGTCATTCTGGTTTTTTGGGTGCGAAGAAAGGGAAAGGCGGAGGTTACTATTTGATAAAAGACCCAAAAGACATTAATATGGCAAAAGTCTATCGTATTCTCGAAGGGCCAATTGCCTTGTTGCCTTGCGCCAGCCACAACTTTTACGAAAAATGCGATGACTGTACCGATGAATCTATTTGTGCCGTTCGCAAACTAATGATGGAAGTTCGCGACAATACCTTGATGATATTGGAGAATAATACGCTTGCTGATATCGCTTTTTAG
- a CDS encoding sulfite exporter TauE/SafE family protein, giving the protein MDFQIGLVIAGLVVGFIVGLTGVGGGSLMTPILLWFNIPPSTAVGTDLLYAAFTKTGGIYAHNKKSNINWVITGWLSLGSIPAALLTLWILHSIKTDVTALNAIIKHSLGWALLFTSIAIVFKKKLLVFSQKHAGDKFHSESKTQNLLTVAIGVMLGAMVTLTSIGAGALGTVTLFFLYPLLPTPRLVGTEIAHAVPLTLVAGIGHASMGNLNLELLGQLLIGSLPGIYIGSMLSGKVPDLLLRNAIAMMLFFVGYNLVF; this is encoded by the coding sequence ATGGATTTTCAAATAGGGTTGGTTATTGCGGGTTTAGTGGTAGGTTTCATTGTTGGATTGACGGGTGTTGGAGGCGGTTCATTGATGACTCCTATTTTATTATGGTTCAATATTCCACCATCCACAGCTGTCGGCACCGACTTATTGTATGCCGCTTTTACTAAAACAGGAGGTATTTATGCCCACAATAAAAAAAGCAATATTAATTGGGTCATTACTGGTTGGCTTTCCTTGGGCAGCATCCCGGCAGCGCTTCTAACTTTATGGATTCTCCATAGCATCAAAACAGATGTTACAGCCCTTAATGCAATCATAAAGCACAGTTTAGGTTGGGCGTTACTTTTTACCTCTATTGCCATTGTGTTCAAAAAGAAACTTTTAGTCTTTTCTCAAAAACATGCAGGCGACAAGTTCCATAGCGAGAGTAAAACCCAGAATTTATTGACTGTAGCCATTGGCGTGATGCTGGGAGCCATGGTGACCCTGACTTCGATTGGAGCGGGTGCTTTGGGAACGGTAACTTTGTTTTTCTTGTACCCGCTGTTGCCAACTCCAAGACTGGTTGGTACCGAAATTGCCCATGCTGTTCCTTTGACTCTTGTGGCAGGAATTGGACACGCCTCGATGGGAAATCTGAATTTAGAGCTATTAGGACAGTTATTGATAGGATCGCTTCCCGGAATTTATATTGGAAGTATGTTGAGCGGAAAAGTACCCGATTTGTTGCTTAGAAATGCCATCGCAATGATGTTGTTTTTCGTGGGTTATAATTTGGTTTTTTAG
- a CDS encoding phosphoadenylyl-sulfate reductase produces MRKNNKKMSTATVNTLIEKTAGFSIEETLAFLAKEYEEKVVFSTSFGQEDQVITALIAKNDLPITIFTLDTGRLFQETYDVFHKTLKKYKKEIKVCFPEAAAVEKLLEAKGPNSFYESVENRKECCFIRKVAPLTKALKGNAIWITGLRAEQSENRNDLALFEYDAHFDIIKFNPLLKWTLAEVQKYIDDNNVPQNALHKQGFVSIGCAPCTRAIAPGEDIRAGRWSWESSHKECGLHQK; encoded by the coding sequence GTGAGGAAAAACAATAAAAAAATGAGCACAGCGACAGTAAATACATTAATAGAAAAAACAGCCGGTTTTTCCATCGAGGAAACTTTGGCTTTTTTGGCTAAAGAGTACGAAGAAAAAGTGGTTTTTTCGACTTCTTTCGGACAAGAAGACCAAGTAATAACGGCTTTAATCGCCAAAAACGATTTGCCAATTACCATTTTCACCTTGGATACAGGGCGTTTATTTCAAGAAACTTATGATGTTTTTCACAAGACCTTGAAAAAGTATAAAAAAGAAATCAAGGTTTGTTTTCCTGAAGCCGCCGCGGTGGAAAAATTATTGGAAGCAAAAGGGCCAAACAGTTTTTACGAGTCAGTTGAAAACAGAAAAGAATGTTGTTTCATTCGAAAAGTAGCGCCGTTGACCAAAGCTTTGAAGGGAAATGCTATCTGGATTACAGGTCTAAGGGCTGAGCAATCAGAGAATAGAAATGATTTAGCGCTTTTTGAATACGATGCGCATTTCGACATTATCAAATTCAATCCATTGTTGAAATGGACTTTAGCGGAAGTTCAAAAATACATTGACGATAATAATGTGCCACAAAATGCTTTGCACAAACAAGGATTTGTGAGTATTGGTTGTGCGCCTTGTACCAGAGCCATTGCTCCGGGCGAAGACATTAGAGCGGGAAGATGGTCTTGGGAATCGAGTCATAAAGAATGTGGTTTGCACCAAAAATAA
- the cysD gene encoding sulfate adenylyltransferase subunit CysD, producing the protein MSSILKTNALESEAIYIFREVISQFDKPVLLFSGGKDSITLVRLAQKAFFPAKIPFPLLHVDTGHNFPETIEFRDRLVKELGLELIVRNVQDAIDEGKVVEESGKYSSRNSLQTTTLLDAIEEFKFDACIGGARRDEEKARAKERIFSVRDDFGQWDEKNQRPELFDLLNGKIENGQNVRVFPISNWTELDVWSYIEQEQIEIPSIYFSHKRKVFLRDGMIWSHSPFVFQEEDEPTEERVVRFRTVGDMSCTAAVDSYAATITEVVGEIRQSTISERGARIDDKRSEAAMEKRKQQGYF; encoded by the coding sequence ATGAGTTCAATATTAAAAACAAATGCTTTAGAAAGCGAAGCGATTTACATATTTAGGGAAGTAATTTCTCAATTTGACAAGCCCGTGTTGCTTTTTTCTGGAGGAAAAGATTCGATAACATTGGTGCGTTTGGCACAAAAAGCATTCTTTCCTGCAAAGATTCCTTTTCCGTTGTTGCACGTGGATACAGGACACAACTTTCCGGAAACTATCGAATTCAGAGACCGATTGGTTAAAGAATTAGGTTTAGAATTAATCGTTCGTAATGTACAAGATGCTATCGACGAAGGTAAAGTTGTTGAAGAGTCAGGAAAGTATTCAAGCAGAAATAGCTTGCAAACGACTACATTATTAGATGCCATCGAAGAATTTAAATTTGATGCTTGTATTGGTGGAGCTCGTCGTGATGAAGAAAAAGCAAGAGCGAAAGAACGTATTTTCTCGGTTCGTGATGATTTCGGACAATGGGACGAAAAAAACCAACGTCCAGAATTGTTTGATTTATTGAATGGAAAAATCGAAAATGGTCAAAACGTTCGTGTTTTCCCAATTTCGAATTGGACTGAATTAGATGTTTGGAGTTATATCGAGCAAGAGCAAATCGAAATTCCATCAATTTACTTTTCGCACAAACGTAAAGTATTCTTGAGAGACGGAATGATTTGGTCACATTCTCCTTTTGTTTTTCAAGAAGAAGATGAACCAACAGAAGAAAGAGTAGTTCGTTTTAGAACGGTTGGGGATATGAGTTGTACCGCAGCTGTTGATTCTTATGCTGCCACAATTACCGAAGTTGTTGGTGAAATCAGACAATCCACCATTTCAGAAAGAGGAGCCAGAATTGATGACAAACGTTCTGAAGCTGCAATGGAAAAAAGAAAACAACAAGGATACTTTTAA
- a CDS encoding sulfate adenylyltransferase subunit 1 yields MEVLKIATAGSVDDGKSTLIGRLLYDTQSLTTDKLEAIEKSSKQKGYDYLDFSLATDGLVAEREQGITIDVAHIYFSTAKKSYIIADTPGHVEYTRNMVTGASTSQVSIILIDARKGVIEQTYRHFFINNLLRVKDVIVAVNKMDLVDYSEEVYNKIKADFQALNAKSAYKEQNVSYIPLSALTGDNVVETLGKMPWYTGQTILQHLENLESKDVYDSGQARFPVQTVIRPKTEEYHDFRGYAGKLYGNNIKVGDAVTVLPSLTESTVTNIHFFDQQFDEASVGSSVTIELANDINVTRGDMIVKSNELPKVEKDITTTVCWMDSKKLVAGAKYFVQHNTNRVLAKIDSVKNVIATDYSGVTPASQLSINEIGEVTIKLSKAIYFDAYNDNKSNGAFILIDAATNTTAGVGFIK; encoded by the coding sequence ATGGAAGTTTTAAAAATAGCAACAGCAGGAAGTGTAGATGACGGAAAAAGTACTTTAATCGGAAGATTATTGTATGATACGCAATCCTTGACTACAGATAAATTAGAAGCAATAGAAAAAAGCAGTAAGCAAAAAGGATACGATTACCTCGATTTTTCGTTGGCCACCGATGGTTTGGTTGCCGAGAGAGAGCAAGGAATCACTATTGACGTGGCGCATATTTATTTTTCGACTGCGAAAAAAAGTTACATCATTGCCGACACTCCGGGTCACGTGGAATACACTCGTAACATGGTTACTGGAGCTTCGACTTCACAAGTGTCCATCATTTTGATTGATGCTCGTAAAGGAGTGATTGAGCAAACCTACCGTCACTTTTTTATCAATAATTTATTGAGAGTGAAAGACGTGATTGTGGCTGTAAACAAAATGGATTTAGTTGATTATTCTGAAGAAGTGTACAACAAAATCAAAGCAGATTTTCAAGCATTAAATGCAAAAAGTGCCTACAAAGAACAAAACGTAAGTTATATTCCGTTGAGTGCTTTGACAGGAGATAATGTGGTGGAAACATTAGGAAAAATGCCTTGGTACACCGGACAAACTATCCTTCAACATTTGGAAAATTTAGAATCAAAAGATGTTTACGATAGTGGACAAGCTCGTTTCCCAGTGCAAACTGTAATTCGTCCAAAAACAGAAGAATACCACGACTTTAGAGGGTATGCTGGAAAATTATACGGAAACAATATTAAAGTTGGAGATGCGGTAACCGTTCTTCCTTCATTAACTGAATCTACAGTGACTAATATTCACTTTTTCGACCAACAATTTGATGAAGCAAGCGTTGGTTCTTCAGTTACTATCGAATTAGCAAATGACATCAATGTGACAAGAGGCGATATGATTGTAAAATCAAACGAATTGCCTAAAGTAGAAAAAGACATCACCACAACAGTTTGTTGGATGGATAGCAAAAAATTGGTAGCCGGTGCAAAATATTTTGTACAACACAATACCAATAGAGTTTTGGCGAAAATTGACAGTGTGAAAAACGTAATCGCAACCGATTATTCAGGAGTTACACCAGCAAGTCAATTGAGCATTAACGAAATTGGAGAAGTAACCATCAAATTGAGCAAAGCCATTTATTTTGATGCTTACAATGACAACAAATCAAATGGAGCTTTCATCTTGATTGATGCCGCAACCAACACAACAGCAGGAGTTGGATTTATAAAATAG
- a CDS encoding nitrite reductase — protein MQSFRDEIENPIVQKEIIDLEKKIYSFRNGQIDDERFRSLRLARGIYGQRQEGVQMIRIKLPYGKVSSEQLNRICKVSEEYSTGRLHITTRQDIQIHFVSLDRTPELWADLAKDDITLREACGNTVRNITASELAGVDVEEPFDVSPYAHGLFQYLLRNPICQEMGRKFKISFSSSDKDTALSYLHDLGFIPKIVNSEKGFKIMIGGGLGSQPHHAELLSEFVPVNQIIPTAEGVIRVFDRYGERTKRLKARLKFLIKDLGRDEFLRLVEEEKKALPFHSYEIDTTAFEGPVAEPLLAVPSVTIDDVAAFEAWKKSNVISQKQAGYVAIGVKVPLGDFYIDKARQLADLIKNYGANELRFSLRQDIVIRDIKEENLAFFYQELAKLDMVTLGYNTIGDITACPGTDTCNLGIASSTGIATELERVLATEYPQYANNKGITIKISGCMNACGQHNMAEIGFQGMSINSGKLVAPALQVLLGGGNLENGQGRFADKVIKIPSRRGPEALRSILNDFEANANGQSFLNYYDAKGENYFFELLKPLSDITNLTEADFVDWGNADNYVKAIGVGECAGVVIDLVATLLFEAKDKLTFSHEALQEGKWSDSIYLTYAGFVNGAKALLLAEGQKTNTHAGIIDLFDTVFVETNKIELGSSFKDLVYQINKNEPSEAFANKFIQEGVAFFENIENYRAKDIANA, from the coding sequence ATGCAAAGTTTTAGAGACGAAATAGAAAATCCGATTGTCCAAAAAGAGATTATCGATTTAGAGAAAAAGATATATTCATTCCGCAACGGACAAATTGATGACGAGCGTTTTCGTAGTCTTCGTTTAGCACGTGGTATTTACGGTCAACGTCAAGAAGGCGTTCAAATGATTCGTATCAAATTACCTTACGGAAAAGTAAGCAGCGAGCAATTAAACCGTATCTGCAAAGTGTCTGAAGAATATTCAACAGGACGTTTGCACATTACCACTCGTCAAGATATCCAAATTCACTTCGTAAGTTTGGATAGAACGCCAGAACTTTGGGCAGATTTGGCCAAAGACGATATTACTTTGCGTGAAGCTTGTGGAAACACGGTGCGTAACATCACGGCAAGTGAATTGGCTGGTGTAGATGTTGAGGAGCCTTTCGACGTATCGCCTTATGCACACGGTTTGTTCCAATATTTATTGCGTAACCCAATTTGTCAAGAAATGGGACGTAAGTTCAAAATATCATTCTCATCTTCGGATAAAGATACGGCTTTGAGTTATTTACACGATTTAGGATTCATTCCAAAAATTGTAAATAGCGAAAAAGGATTCAAAATAATGATAGGTGGAGGTTTAGGTTCACAACCACACCACGCCGAATTGCTTTCGGAATTTGTACCCGTAAACCAAATTATTCCAACTGCCGAAGGGGTGATTAGAGTTTTTGACCGTTACGGTGAAAGAACAAAACGTTTGAAAGCCCGTTTGAAATTCTTGATCAAAGACCTAGGTCGTGACGAGTTTTTACGTTTGGTTGAAGAAGAGAAAAAAGCCTTGCCTTTCCATTCTTACGAAATAGATACTACCGCTTTTGAAGGGCCAGTTGCAGAGCCATTGTTGGCAGTGCCTTCAGTAACTATCGATGATGTAGCTGCTTTTGAAGCTTGGAAAAAATCGAATGTGATTTCACAAAAACAAGCCGGTTATGTGGCTATTGGAGTTAAAGTTCCATTAGGAGATTTTTATATTGACAAAGCCAGACAATTAGCCGATTTGATTAAAAATTATGGTGCCAATGAATTGCGTTTTTCATTAAGACAAGACATCGTTATACGTGATATTAAAGAAGAAAATCTAGCCTTTTTCTACCAAGAATTAGCCAAATTAGATATGGTGACTTTAGGTTACAATACTATTGGCGATATCACGGCTTGTCCGGGAACCGATACTTGTAATTTAGGTATTGCAAGCAGCACGGGAATCGCAACAGAATTGGAAAGAGTTTTAGCAACGGAATATCCACAATACGCCAATAATAAAGGAATAACCATCAAAATTAGTGGTTGTATGAATGCTTGTGGACAACACAATATGGCGGAAATTGGTTTCCAAGGAATGTCGATTAATTCAGGAAAATTGGTTGCTCCAGCACTTCAAGTGTTGTTGGGTGGTGGAAATTTAGAAAACGGTCAAGGAAGATTTGCCGATAAAGTAATCAAAATTCCTAGTCGTCGTGGACCAGAAGCGTTGCGTTCTATTTTGAATGATTTCGAGGCTAATGCCAACGGACAATCGTTCTTAAACTATTACGATGCCAAAGGAGAAAATTATTTTTTCGAATTGTTGAAACCACTTTCAGACATTACAAATCTTACAGAAGCTGATTTTGTGGATTGGGGAAATGCCGACAACTATGTAAAAGCTATTGGAGTGGGTGAATGTGCCGGTGTTGTTATTGATTTGGTAGCGACTTTACTATTCGAAGCCAAAGACAAATTGACTTTCTCACACGAAGCTTTGCAAGAAGGAAAATGGTCTGATTCTATTTACTTGACTTATGCAGGATTTGTAAATGGTGCCAAAGCTTTATTGCTTGCCGAAGGTCAAAAAACAAATACACACGCAGGAATTATCGATTTATTCGATACGGTTTTTGTTGAAACCAATAAAATTGAGCTAGGTTCTTCTTTTAAAGATTTGGTTTACCAAATCAATAAAAACGAGCCATCCGAAGCATTTGCAAATAAATTCATTCAAGAAGGTGTTGCCTTTTTTGAAAATATTGAAAACTATAGAGCAAAAGACATCGCTAATGCATAA
- the cobA gene encoding uroporphyrinogen-III C-methyltransferase encodes MHNSIKPKVTLVGAGPGDPDLLTLKGVKALAEANVVLYDALANEEILEYAPKNSVKIFVGKRKGCHAYSQDQINQLMVDNALTYGNLVRLKGGDPFIFGRGSEEIEFVKSFGIPTFVVPGISSSIAVPANQGISLTKRGVSESFWVITGTTSDRNLSNDVALAAKSTATVVILMGMSKLEQIVALFQNESKGETPVAIIQNGTMSNEKIGIGTIDSIIEVVKENNLSSPAIIVIGEVVRERNKLKGFYKEVAFNKVCARD; translated from the coding sequence ATGCATAATTCAATAAAACCAAAAGTAACTTTAGTCGGTGCGGGTCCCGGAGATCCAGACTTGCTTACGCTCAAAGGCGTAAAAGCATTGGCTGAAGCGAATGTGGTTTTATATGATGCTTTGGCCAATGAGGAAATATTAGAGTACGCCCCGAAAAATTCCGTAAAGATATTTGTCGGAAAAAGAAAGGGCTGTCACGCTTATTCACAAGATCAAATCAACCAGTTGATGGTGGACAACGCATTGACTTATGGAAATTTGGTCCGATTAAAAGGAGGCGATCCGTTTATTTTTGGTCGTGGAAGCGAGGAAATAGAATTTGTGAAAAGTTTTGGAATTCCAACATTTGTAGTTCCTGGAATTTCATCTTCCATAGCCGTTCCTGCCAATCAAGGAATTTCGTTGACAAAAAGAGGCGTTTCCGAAAGTTTTTGGGTCATCACAGGAACCACTTCCGACAGGAATTTGTCTAATGATGTTGCCCTAGCTGCAAAATCAACGGCGACAGTGGTGATTTTGATGGGAATGAGCAAATTGGAACAAATTGTAGCTCTTTTTCAAAACGAATCCAAAGGAGAAACGCCAGTGGCCATTATCCAAAACGGTACAATGTCCAACGAGAAAATTGGCATTGGAACCATAGATTCAATTATAGAAGTGGTAAAAGAAAACAATTTGAGTTCGCCAGCCATCATCGTAATTGGAGAAGTTGTTAGAGAAAGAAACAAGTTGAAAGGATTTTATAAAGAAGTAGCATTCAATAAAGTTTGCGCCAGAGACTAA
- a CDS encoding precorrin-2 dehydrogenase/sirohydrochlorin ferrochelatase family protein — MERNELYPIFLKLHQINVLIVGGGNVGLEKLSFMLKSSPNANVEVVATKFLPELEALAEKHPSVKLTEARFKKKMLKKRHMVIACTDDLEVNKRVYDLSRKRYLICNIADTPPLCDYYLGGIVTKGNVKIAISTNGKSPTTAKRLREFFEEVIPEDVNKMVENLNEYRKTLKGNFEEKVQRMNEITEALKNKE, encoded by the coding sequence ATGGAAAGAAACGAGTTATACCCAATTTTTTTAAAACTACATCAAATCAATGTTTTGATTGTGGGTGGAGGAAACGTAGGTTTAGAAAAACTGAGCTTTATGTTGAAATCCAGTCCCAATGCCAATGTTGAGGTTGTGGCGACAAAGTTCTTGCCTGAATTAGAAGCATTGGCGGAAAAACATCCCTCAGTAAAATTGACTGAGGCTAGGTTCAAGAAAAAAATGTTGAAAAAACGGCATATGGTTATCGCTTGTACCGATGATTTAGAAGTCAATAAAAGGGTTTATGACCTGTCTCGAAAAAGATACTTGATTTGCAACATAGCCGACACGCCACCATTGTGTGACTATTATTTGGGTGGAATCGTAACCAAAGGAAATGTAAAAATTGCTATTTCGACCAATGGAAAATCGCCAACAACGGCCAAACGATTGAGAGAGTTTTTCGAAGAAGTCATTCCAGAGGATGTCAATAAAATGGTCGAAAACTTGAACGAATATCGAAAAACGCTCAAAGGAAATTTCGAGGAAAAAGTGCAACGAATGAACGAAATCACTGAAGCCTTGAAAAACAAAGAATAA
- a CDS encoding NAD(P)/FAD-dependent oxidoreductase, protein MIKTDILIIGAGPTGLFAVFEAGLLKLKCHILDALPQAGGQLSELYPKKPIYDIPGFPEVLAGDLVDNLMEQIKQFEPGFTLGERAETIEKQEDGSFIVTSNKGKKFHAPVVAIAGGLGSFEPRKPLIEDIEFYEDKGIKYFIKNPEKFRDKRVVISGGGDSALDWSIFLSNVASEVTLIHRRNEFRGALDSVEKVQELKDAGKIKMITPGEVVGLNGAEHLESIDVDIEGAHRNIPTDYFIPLFGLTPKLGPIANWGLEIEKNAIKVNNALDYQTNIPGIFAIGDVNTYPGKLKLILCGFHEATLMCQAAYQIINPGKKYVMKYTTVSGIDGFDGTRKESPKAVVKAIT, encoded by the coding sequence ATGATTAAAACAGATATCCTTATAATTGGAGCCGGGCCAACAGGTCTATTTGCCGTGTTCGAAGCAGGATTATTAAAATTAAAATGTCACATTCTTGATGCTTTGCCACAAGCTGGAGGACAACTTTCAGAATTATATCCAAAGAAACCAATCTACGATATTCCAGGTTTTCCTGAAGTATTGGCGGGTGATTTGGTAGATAATTTAATGGAACAAATCAAACAATTCGAACCAGGTTTTACCTTGGGCGAACGTGCTGAAACCATCGAAAAACAAGAAGACGGAAGTTTTATTGTGACTTCAAACAAAGGAAAAAAATTCCACGCACCAGTTGTTGCTATTGCAGGTGGATTGGGAAGTTTTGAACCTAGAAAACCACTTATCGAAGACATCGAATTTTACGAAGATAAGGGAATCAAATATTTCATCAAAAACCCAGAGAAATTTAGGGACAAAAGGGTCGTAATATCCGGTGGAGGTGACTCGGCTTTAGACTGGAGTATTTTCTTGTCGAATGTAGCTTCCGAAGTGACTTTAATTCATAGAAGAAACGAATTCCGTGGCGCTTTAGATTCTGTAGAAAAAGTTCAAGAATTGAAAGATGCCGGAAAAATCAAAATGATTACTCCGGGTGAAGTAGTTGGTTTGAATGGTGCCGAGCATTTAGAATCCATTGATGTTGATATCGAAGGAGCTCACAGAAACATTCCTACGGATTATTTCATTCCACTTTTTGGATTGACGCCAAAATTGGGGCCAATCGCCAACTGGGGATTGGAAATCGAGAAAAACGCGATCAAAGTGAACAATGCCTTGGATTATCAAACCAATATTCCGGGAATTTTCGCCATCGGTGACGTAAATACTTATCCAGGAAAACTGAAATTGATTCTTTGTGGTTTTCACGAAGCGACTTTGATGTGTCAAGCGGCCTACCAAATTATCAATCCGGGCAAGAAATATGTGATGAAATACACCACCGTTTCCGGTATTGACGGATTCGACGGAACGCGTAAAGAATCTCCAAAAGCAGTGGTAAAAGCGATAACTTAG